ATACCTATGTATTCCAGAATATAATCTTTAGAGGCCCATGGCAAatgatagaagaaaagaaaaaaaaaggccaatATTAAACTGTCGACATTGAAGACATTTCTGATCATCTTGAAGAATTATAAAAGAGATTGAACAAAAGGAAttgaaccctaaaaaaaaaaaacagtggaagtTTCTAATGATTTCATTATCAATGCAAATCGTATgttcatcatgatcatcattatcattgttgttatataGAATTGCCACTTTGAAGAAATACTAAAAAAATCACTAAATCGACGGGTGCTTAAAATCATGCCTTGGTTTGCAAGTTCTTGCCAGGCCTCTCATCCCCGGTTCTATAGACCACAAATATGAAATGGTACATTAAtttaaggacaaaaaaaaaaaatctgcagcaTTTAAGCAGCCGATATCATTCACCAAACAATCACTTATTCTTTTGATATACAAACGGAATTGCGTTTTCCCCTGTTAGAATACCATTGTTAAGCTTAAAGATTGCAGCGGGTACAACAGTATCAAACACATGGAAAGTAATAAACCATTCTCCTGAAAACTTGAGAAAACTAGAAAATTCCATTTTAGATCGTGAGGAAGTACTGATAGATGATACTAGCATTTTAATCCAAACGTTAAGCATGGTACATTAATACATAATAATACCCTAATAACTAAAAGTcatatgaaaaggaaaattaaaatgttcTCCATAATGAAAATGACTGTAAAATTAGGACAaggagaaaaataatttaaaatcgCCTCTCATATATTAAAACGCTACACGTAGAAAGTCGTCTCAACTGACTTGCTTGTTTAAGCGGAAACACCAATAAAAGGCTTCGTTCACAAAGGCCGTCATGAAGCCGTCACTGACCATAAAGGCCACTCAACCTGTAGCCCAActggttgaatccgtagaacttcaaaagttctaacttgccgcaaatgtttatgttgaacaagctgacatacgtctttgttatagtttatatatgaaatatctatttcaatatttttacacttgaaatattttaactgttcataacctctcatatcatttatttatttcattgtttcctttcctcactaggctatttttccctgttggagccattggccttgtagcatcgtgcttttccaactagggttgtagcttagctattaataataataataataataatagtaataatacccaTACAACGGCAATTCGGCAGGTGGAGTCAATAGCGTACGGACTACTAAAGCTTCTGGAATGACGACAATCTGGATGCATTCCCCCAGCTACCGATTGCTGGCAGCAGTGAGCCTTCCAGCTGTTTTCACTTTGATTCTAATACATCTAAATTGTTGTGTATGATATCAAGTTCTTAATCCCTGTGCCTATAATGTTCCAAAATGTGTCTAATTAAATAGCTGGGTCTATAGAATTATGTATAAAAtcattaatatacagtacatatgtgtgagCATCTAGAATTCCTTGTAGTGTTCTAGGTCTAGCGGTATATATCAATTTATCAAATGCTGTTAAGCAAACCACTTGTTTTAAGCAATTTGATAGGGACATTAAATAATTCCTTATTAATTAAATGATAATGCAATCATACATGCCAGACAAAACACGTTAACTATCATTTCCAACATATGCAGTATTAGGATATTTATACAAAGAACGATACACAGTAAATAGGATGGTCTCCGTAGAtttcgaaaacacacacacacacacacacacacacacacacacatatatatatatatatatatatatatatatatatatatatacatatatatatatatatatatatatatatatatatatatataacgtatatgtgtgcgtatatacatataaatatatatatatatatatatatatatatatatataatcaaaatatataactATTCTCACATATCCAAGATTTCCACCTTATAAATATACAATTTATCTGAGATTATATATAAAGTGTGTTCATTTTACGATATTAGCCTACATGTATTGCTATCCATTATTCTTTAGCATTACATATGCCTATTGATCAAAACATTAACTTTTGTCTGATGATGTATGTAGGCCTTGATGATCGGAGGATAATGCGATCAGAACTAGTTTTAAAGCcacaataacaatagaaaaaacacTGATGTGTTGGACTCAAACACAGATACTCGGCTACACACTCATTCTATTGTATACGGTCAACATCTTGTTGAACTATGAGAGATGATAAATAATGATTTTAAGGCTTCCTCTCCCAGAAATAGTGATAAAATAATCAATGTTAATATGTTTTGAAACCATTGAACACACCTTTAGCTGAGCCGTAGACCTGTTGGTGAGACGAGATGGCTCAACCTCCCGAGATTTCCAATATACCCCGATAACACGTATGTGAGAGCTTGTCCACTTTTAAAAATTGCACATGGTATTCTTGAACTCTTCGTCGCTTACCATAAATGGCAAAATAGCACTGAGAACACTTAATATTCATGTAAACATGCACAAGAAGACATACTAATCCGAATTCAACACTAATGTCCGCCGTAAAAGAAAACAATGCTTCTGATTGGCTGAAACGAATACTGCTGCTACTACTGTTTCCGCATAGCAGTcgtgagaaataaaaaaatgagCCCTCTGATTGGCTGAAACTACTTTGAGGTGATGCTGCTGCTGATAATAATGATTCCGTATAGTAATCGTGAGAACAGTCGATCTCAGGCGCGTGCTTGTTTCAACGATTTTCCGTGTTATTTAtccatacaattctctctctctatatatatatatatatatatatatatatatatatatatatatatatatatatatatatatatatatatatatatatatgtgtgtgtgtgtgtgtgtgtgtgtgtgtgtgtgtgtgtgtgtagccaaaatATGATCCCAGACATGTCCaagaagctacaatcctagctcgaaaagcaggatgctataaaaccaagggctccaacagatgatatagaatattttaagaacagtcacatataaaaactttaaagagagATTTTATGTTAGCCTGTTCGTTCTTGTTTCCTTAGAGTACGTTTCGTATAATTGGCCAAATTCATTGTAAATATTCTATTGCAATTATTTTCATAAGAGCAATTGACCTGGTGAGTTTAGGAagtataaaaggaaatcttaactgACACGATTGGGTCACGTGAACATAGAAGCACACTAATTCCTCTAAATGTTTATCCCATTTCTACATACATCTTAGGTTAATTCAAGCAGTATTTCTAATGAAAAGTAATCTAAAGTATCTTCAGGTATTAACTCTTATCGTAAAGCGGGACAAAACAAAATCACAGCTGAGTgctattattttccttctttttttaataatgagaattttattattattattattattattattattattattattattataaaaaagcaGTCTATAAACATTTTAGTTCATTATGAATAGTCACTGATCACAACTTCAATAAATCGCAAACCGCCCGTGCCTCCGTTTTCAGCCAATCAGTACCCACTTAGAGGGAGGGTGCAGCAGCCAATCAGCATCAGGGAAGCCTCCCTTTCTCTCCCCTCCCCATCGTCCCTCCCTCCCAGTGTGCGTCATGTGATAGTCCCGTTACATGTAAATTCGTGTTCTCGCTGATTTTGACAATTATATTGTGATTATTGCAGTGCAGTGTTAATTACTCAGTAGAAACATGGCATCAAGTGACAGTGATGTTTTAGTTGAAGCAGAACTATTTTAGTGTAGTGTTAATGATGTTATTAACGTGATTAGGGAAACAGAGGTGCTCTCCAAGGCAAAGTAATTTTCAATATGGCGGAAGGAGTAAAGTGAATATACTTGAATCTATTTTTCTTGATTCTTGCTTGAGTGTTAAAGTGATCTTGACCATAATGGAGGCCGTAGGGATTGGAATTTTGAAGGGGCTTTGGTAGGTGTTGTTGGTGAACATTGCACCTCAGGTTGTGTTGGTGATACGTTAAGTTCCATAGGGTATGTTGGAGACAAACTTTGTACCATAGAgtttgttggtgacaaacctaGTTCCATGGGGTTTGTTGGTGATAAGCTTAATACCTTAGGGTTTGTTGATGACAATCGTAGTACCATACGGTTTCTTGGTGACAAACTTAATACCATATTGTTTTTTGGTGGCAAACTAAGagccatagggtttgttggtgacaaactcagtaccatagggtttgttgatgACAAACTTAATACCATATGGTTTGTTGGTTACAAtcttagtaccatagggtttgttggtgtcAAACTTAGTACCATAGGGGTTGTTGATGACAAATTTAATACTATATGGTTTGTTGGTTACAAtcttagtaccatagggtttgttggtgacaaaattagtaccatagggtttgttggagACAAACTtggtaccatagggtttgttggtggcAAAATTATTTTTTGGGTGACGAaattagtaccatagggtttgctGGGAACAAGCTTAGCACCACAGGGTTTGTTGGTGTCAAACTTACTACCATAGGCTTTGTTGGTGTCAAACTTAGTActatagggtttgttggtgacaagcTTAGTACCACAGGGTTTGTTGGTAACAAGGTTAGTGCCATAAAGTTTTATGGTGACAAGCTTAATACCATAGGGTTTGTCGGTAACAAGCTTAGTACCacagggtttgttggtgacaagtTTAATACCATaaggtttgttggtgacaaacttaatACTATATTGTTTGTTGGTGGCAAACTTAGAGCCATAGAGTTTGTTGGTGACAAGCTTAATACCATAGGGTTTGTCGGCAACAAGCTTAGTACCACAGGGTTTGTTGGTAACAAGGTTAGTGCCATAAAGTTTTATGGTGACAAGCTTAATACCATAGGGTTTGTCGGTAACAAGCTTAGTACCacagggtttgttggtgacaagcTCAATACCATaaggtttgttggtgacaaacttaatACTATATTGTTTGTTGGTGGTAAACTTAGagccatagggtttgttggtgacaaactttgtaccatagggtttgttgatgACAAACTTGATACCATATGGTTTGTTGGTTACAAtcttagtaccatagggtttgttgatgacaaacttagtaccatagggGTTGTTGATGACAAACTTAATACCATATGGTTTGTTGGTTACAAtcttagtaccatagggtttgttgatgacaaacttagtaccatagggGTTGTTGATGACAAACTTAATACCATATGGTTTGTTGGTTACAATCTTAGTGCCAGAGGGTGggttggtgacaaacttagtaccatagggGTTGTTGATGACAAACTTAATACCATATGGTTTGTTGGTTACAAtcttagtaccatagggtttgttgatgacaaacttagtaccatagggGTTGTTGATGACAAACTTGATACCATATGGTTTGTTGGTTACAAtcttagtaccatagggtttgttgatgacaaacttagtaccatagggGTTGTTGATGACAAACTTAATACCATATGGTTTGTTGGTTACAATCTTAGTGCCAGAGGGTGggttggtgacaaacttagtaccatagggGTTGTTGATGACAAACTTAATACCATATGGTTTGTTGGTTACAAtcttagtaccatagggtttgttgatgacaaacttagtaccatagggGTTGTTGATGACAAACTTGATACCATATGGTTTGTTGGTTACAAtcttagtaccatagggtttgttgatgacaaacttagtaccatagggGTTGTTGATGACAAACTTAATACCATATGGTTTGTTGGTTACAATCTTAGTGCCAGAGGGTGGGTTGGTGACAAaattagtaccatagggtttgttgggaACAAGCTTGGTACCACAGGGTTTGTTGGTAATAAGCTTAGTGCCATAAGGTTTGATGACGACAAGCTtaataccatagggtttgttggtaaCAAGCTTAGTACCACAGGGTTTCTTGGTGACAAGCTTAGTACCATAAGGTTTGATGACGACAAGCTtaataccatagggtttgttggtaaCAAGCTTAGTACCACAGGGTTTCTTGGTGACAAGCTTAGTACCATAAGGTTTGTTGGTGACAAGCTtaataccatagggtttgttggtaaCAAGCTTattaccatagggtttgttggtaaCAAGCTTAGTAGCATAGGGTTTGTTATTGACAAACTTACTATCTTatggtttgttggtgacaaacttagtgCCACAGGGTTTGTTATTGACAAACTTACTACCATATGGTTTGTTGATGACAAGCTTAGTGCCACAGGGTTTGTTGGCGACAAGCTtaataccatagggtttgttggtaaCAAGCTTAGTACCACTGGGTTTGTTGTTGACAAACTTACTATCTTATGGTTTGTTAGTAACAAGCTTAGTACCACAGGGTTTGTTGTTGACAAACTTACTATCTTATGGTTTGTTAGTAACAAGCTTAGTACCACAGGGTTTGTTGGTGGCAAacttagtaccatagggtttgtttgtGACAAGTTTAAAACCATAGGGTTTATTGGGGACAAACTTAGTTACATAGGTTTTGTTAGTGACAAATTTAGTATTACAGGGTTTGTTGGCGATAAACGTATATAATATCTAAATTTGTGCTAGTGATAAGCCTTGTACCATATGGTGTTGGTGATAAACTTTGTACTATAGGTTGTGTTTGGGCTAGGCTTAGTATCAGAGGGTTGCTAGTGAATAGCTTAGTAGCATTAGAGTGTATTGGTGATAAACCTTGCATCATAGGGTGTGCTGGTGATAAGTCTAGTACTTTATAAGGGTTGTTGAGGATAAACTTTTTGTTATAGGTTGTGCTGGTAAGAGGCGTAGTGCCTTGGCGTGTGTTGGTGATAAACCTACTCGTATAATCACAGGGTGATGGGGATAATACCAGTATCATAGCCGATAGGGTGTGCTGGTGAAAAGCCTAGTATCATAGAGCGTGGTGGTAATAAACTTTTTACTATCGAGTGTATTGGGGTTATCCTTAGCTTCATAAGGTATTTCGGTAATAAGCTTgctgtcatgtaaaggaaaataattcctactaaataaggtgatatgtgtatttgatcaagtattttatgagttttgttcgttagttaaacgatagagagacattgaaataaagagagagagagagagagagagagagagagacgagaaaaataaaattagagtgaggtggtagttgagaggcactgtttgtgaaaagtgctgacataagcgataaattggccaaaacaacgcagatggaatgcgctgtcggttaccttgccgagaaatcggaagtgacatatgtatgacgttaccattacgtcagaagaagggaccaatagaacacaagaagagtcacatgacgtgacgcaattacaacgcccttgttctgggatacttaagcaacaagcgcatcgaggaaccagctcttccctacaagtaaccgcgaatatcggttgtcccttctccctctccccccgtcatgggggaggccttacctctggtgcacaaaatgggctgcactaacgaaacgtcaagttaacaacaagatatttacaaagacggacaacgaagggacagagttccctaactgccaacaaattacctttcatccgggaggtacgagattatcttcgatgaaggagaaattaccaagaagcgtgtccatgagaagacacagctatgaagaagcgatccccaaaccgcataaatagaagtcaagtatttcgcatcccaattgctgaagtggtagcagaagtctacggttgcagcctccaatcttcaagaaattat
The DNA window shown above is from Palaemon carinicauda isolate YSFRI2023 chromosome 37, ASM3689809v2, whole genome shotgun sequence and carries:
- the LOC137629197 gene encoding trophinin-like; this encodes MGFVGDKLNTLGFVDDNRSTIRFLGDKLNTILFFGGKLRAIGFVGDKLSTIGFVDDKLNTIWFVGYNLSTIGFVGVKLSTIGVVDDKFNTICTIGFAGNKLSTTGFVGVKLTTIGFVGVKLSTIGFVGDKLSTTGFVGNKVSAIKFYGDKLNTIGFVGNKLSTTGFVGDKFNTIRFVGDKLNTILFVGGKLRAIEFVGDKLNTIGFVGNKLSTTGFVGNKVSAIKFYGDKLNTIGFVGNKLSTTGFVGDKLNTIRFVGDKLNTILFVGGKLRAIGFVGDKLCTIGFVDDKLDTIWFVGYNLSTIGFVDDKLSTIGVVDDKLNTIWFVGYNLSTIGFVDDKLSTIGVVDDKLNTIWFVGYNLSARGWVGDKLSTIGVVDDKLNTIWFVGYNLSTIGFVDDKLSTIGVVDDKLDTIWFVGYNLSTIGFVDDKLSTIGVVDDKLNTIWFVGYNLSARGWVGDKLSTIGVVDDKLNTIWFVGYNLSTIGFVDDKLSTIGVVDDKLDTIWFVGYNLSTIGFVDDKLSTIGVVDDKLNTIWFVGYNLSARGWVGDKISTIGFVGNKLGTTGFVGNKLSAIRFDDDKLNTIGFVGNKLSTTGFLGDKLSTIRFDDDKLNTIGFVGNKLSTTGFLGDKLSTIRFVGDKLNTIGFVGNKLITIGFVGNKLSSIGFVIDKLTILWFVGDKLSATGFVIDKLTTIWFVDDKLSATGFVGDKLNTIGFVGNKLSTTGFVVDKLTILWFVSNKLSTTGFVVDKLTILWFVSNKLSTTGFVGGKLSTIGFVCDKFKTIGFIGDKLSYIGFVSDKFSITGFVGDKRI